In a genomic window of Amycolatopsis japonica:
- a CDS encoding sigma-70 family RNA polymerase sigma factor → MTGEALASAFEEQRGRLVAVAQRMLGSRTDAEDAVQEAWLRLARQDADTIDNLSGWLTTVVGRVCIDTLRSRKTRPEDSYDEPPELLVLDDSPEEDALLAESVGVALVVVLDTLGPAERLAFVLHDLFAVSFAEIGEILGKSADAAKMLASRARRKVRGQRPADEPRQRAVVDAFLAAAREGDFGGLMEMLDPDVTWRSQSRHGEVVRLGAAEVATRVQRGARAAGMTRPALVNGKPGIVSWSRTGKLLGVMSCTIVDGRIVGIDSVSDPRRLAAMGVTSRESSSSK, encoded by the coding sequence ATGACCGGTGAGGCGCTGGCCAGCGCGTTCGAGGAGCAGCGCGGGCGTCTGGTGGCCGTGGCCCAGCGGATGCTCGGCTCCCGCACGGACGCCGAGGACGCGGTCCAGGAGGCCTGGCTGCGGCTCGCGCGCCAGGACGCCGACACGATCGACAACCTGTCCGGCTGGCTGACCACCGTCGTCGGCCGCGTCTGCATCGACACCCTGCGCTCCCGCAAGACCCGCCCCGAGGACTCCTACGACGAGCCGCCCGAGCTGCTGGTGCTCGACGATTCGCCGGAAGAGGACGCGCTGCTCGCCGAATCGGTCGGGGTGGCGCTGGTCGTGGTGCTCGACACCCTCGGCCCGGCCGAGCGGCTGGCGTTCGTGCTGCACGACCTGTTCGCCGTCTCGTTCGCCGAGATCGGCGAGATCCTCGGCAAATCCGCGGACGCGGCCAAGATGCTCGCCAGCCGGGCCCGCCGGAAGGTGCGAGGACAGCGTCCGGCCGACGAGCCGCGGCAACGCGCCGTCGTCGACGCGTTCCTCGCGGCCGCGCGCGAAGGGGACTTCGGTGGGCTGATGGAGATGCTCGACCCCGACGTGACGTGGCGCTCGCAGAGCCGTCACGGCGAGGTCGTGCGGCTCGGCGCGGCCGAGGTGGCCACCCGGGTCCAGCGCGGAGCACGCGCCGCCGGCATGACCCGTCCCGCGCTGGTCAACGGCAAACCGGGGATCGTGTCGTGGAGCCGGACGGGCAAGCTGCTGGGCGTCATGTCCTGCACCATCGTCGACGGCCGCATCGT